A segment of the Flavobacterium azooxidireducens genome:
TGATTTTTTATTGAACGGCAGTTAACGCATTAATAATTCCATGACCAAATTGTGAATTTTTGGTTGGATAAAATTGCGAGGATTGTTTCATTTTTGTCAACACTTGAGCTTTTGTCCACGTTGGATTTTTTGCCCAAACTAAAGCCGCAATTCCTGCTGTTGTTGCCGTTGCCACCGATGAACCACCCACATAATCCGCTTGATTGTTGTAGTAACTCAACACCGGAACTTTGTTTCCGGTTCCGGCACGTTCCATCATAATGGTGAAATCAATTTCGCTTCCGCTGTGGCAAACATCACATTTTTGATAAGTTGATGCTTCTTTGATTCCGGTAACAGCAACGGTTTCAGACATCCAAGCCGGAAAAATTACACCTACAAAATTCGTAAACGAAGTTGATGTTCCGCCGGCACAAAAAATTAATTTCCCTCTGTTGTTGGCATATCGAACTCCGTCTTCTATTTTTCCAACCGAAAAAATGTGTCCCATTGACATTGAAATAATTTTTACATCCGTACGATTTCCTAAGGCTGTAAATGCATTTTTTACACCGTTTTGCTCATGATAACCATTCAACACCACATCGGAAGAAGCACGATATGAAACTAAATTAGCATTATACGCAACTCCAACAGGCAAACCTGAATTATTTCGAGGAGCAGTTGCCACAGATGCCATACTTGTACCATGACTACATAAATCATTCACACCATCTGTTGAAGTTGACCAAGGCCAAATAGAATCGACATACGTTCCATATTTTTGCACAAAACGACCAGAAGATTGCCCTGTGTTAAAACTACCGTTCATTAATGATTGTTGTGGAGATAAACCGGTATCAACCACTCCGATTGTTACGCCGCTTCCTGAAGTTAAACTCCACGCAGCCGGAATATTGTGTTTGTAAAAAGCCCAAGGAACTCTTGCGTTTGGCGTAACCGTAGTGAAATCGGCTGTACTTATTGTTGATGAACTGTAGCCACAACCTGAACTGGACATGGTTTGATAACCTTCTTCACTTTGCGGAGCTTCGTGAGTAAAATAACGATAATCAGCAGGCTCAACATAACGAACGTAGCGATTTCTACGAAGAGCTTCTAAGGTTTCTTGTTTGGTGATTCTGACATCGATTAAATTTAAAAACGGATCTTCATACATTACTAAATCTTCGGTTTGTTCGGTTTCGTAACGTTTAATCAAATTTATAATTTCCGTTTGCATTTGAGTAGCTGCATTAGATTGCG
Coding sequences within it:
- a CDS encoding S8 family peptidase — translated: MTKKLFRISVFALLVFASCSKEEDFKEELITIENQQEPLTARQINDKINSFNQNGKKFYWKEASTHMLWSAVLKGNNLVTIGFGRNADDFDRSQSNAATQMQTEIINLIKRYETEQTEDLVMYEDPFLNLIDVRITKQETLEALRRNRYVRYVEPADYRYFTHEAPQSEEGYQTMSSSGCGYSSSTISTADFTTVTPNARVPWAFYKHNIPAAWSLTSGSGVTIGVVDTGLSPQQSLMNGSFNTGQSSGRFVQKYGTYVDSIWPWSTSTDGVNDLCSHGTSMASVATAPRNNSGLPVGVAYNANLVSYRASSDVVLNGYHEQNGVKNAFTALGNRTDVKIISMSMGHIFSVGKIEDGVRYANNRGKLIFCAGGTSTSFTNFVGVIFPAWMSETVAVTGIKEASTYQKCDVCHSGSEIDFTIMMERAGTGNKVPVLSYYNNQADYVGGSSVATATTAGIAALVWAKNPTWTKAQVLTKMKQSSQFYPTKNSQFGHGIINALTAVQ